A window of the Henckelia pumila isolate YLH828 chromosome 3, ASM3356847v2, whole genome shotgun sequence genome harbors these coding sequences:
- the LOC140887868 gene encoding wall-associated receptor kinase-like 8, with amino-acid sequence MGFPNLILGIMVTMLLMLFITTTLAVSMVKPGCPEMCGNISIPYPFGIGPSCSASSSFTITCKSSNSVPILSSIHFDFEVLHISLEEGWIYVKQPLSPLNCSPTEETRSVQGLTLLGTPYTINGRYNSLVVLGCQNDVWLPANEMTSTLDVCTDICDRNSPDYSFNGVCKALCLHFHSTDKTCNSTYSSCNDVCSAFCDHFHSPRVYCYPSSSYMSCQNLCGSICDGIYSSTTDKSCYSNGTSCIINGGCRISIAAGLQQLEFSYRTHVDSSSSNISCGYVFLADQQWFEEVSYKGFQSNFSNPFDELRYSILLLDWVLDQHNNLSHYASPECFYSGVPSGYSSPSPCTCDHGFEGNPYLSDGCHDIDECGTPLVYCDGHCINTLGSFTCHQKSNLSNHHLVKTITTILASVVGTLILLYVGWKYSKVLGKIIKEKRRVMFFKRNGGLLLEQHLSATGYGVEKIRLFGSKELARATDRYNENRVLGRGGQGTVYKGMLIDGRIVAVKKSKRINQCDIETFINEVVILAHINHRNIVKLLGCCLETEIPLLVYEFIPNGTLFQHIHNPNDEFPITWEMRVRIATEVANSLSYLHSAASAPIYHRDIKSSNILLDEKYRAKLSDFGTSRSVAIDQTHLTTRVLGTFGYMDPEYFRSSHFTEKSDVYSFGVVLVELLTGEKAVSTVRAEEAQSLAIHFLQSMEEDNLLDILDPLVLKEGPKEEILTIARLARRCLYLNGKKRPTMKEVAVELEGIRMSKQGPTDLQHDDEEDEAFQCSYELDNITSTASSVDSHPYIIDEP; translated from the coding sequence ATGGGGTTTCCTAATTTAATTTTGGGCATCATGGTTACCATGCTGCTAATGCTATTCATAACAACCACTCTGGCTGTTTCCATGGTGAAGCCTGGTTGTCCTGAAATGTGTGGAAATATTAGTATTCCGTATCCTTTCGGGATCGGCCCCTCGTGCAGTGCTAGTTCATCATTCACAATTACCTGCAAGAGTTCTAATTCGGTACCAATCTTGAGCAGCATTCATTTCGATTTCGAAGTATTACATATTTCGTTGGAAGAAGGTTGGATTTATGTGAAACAGCCTCTGTCACCATTGAATTGCTCTCCTACAGAGGAGACGCGGTCAGTGCAGGGCCTCACATTGCTGGGAACCCCTTACACCATCAACGGGCGTTACAATTCGTTGGTTGTTTTAGGCTGCCAGAATGACGTTTGGTTGCCTGCTAATGAAATGACGTCAACATTGGATGTATGCACGGACATTTGTGATCGTAATTCACCAGATTACAGTTTCAATGGTGTCTGCAAAGCCCTTTGTCTTCATTTTCATTCAACTGATAAAACTTGTAATTCAACTTACAGCAGTTGCAATGATGTGTGCAGCGCCTTTTGTGATCATTTTCATTCACCTCGTGTATATTGTTATCCAAGTTCTAGTTATATGAGTTGCCAGAATCTCTGCGGTTCCATTTGTGATGGCATTTATTCAAGTACAACTGATAAAAGTTGTTATTCAAATGGTACCAGTTGCATTATTAACGGTGGCTGCAGGATTTCGATCGCCGCTGGACTTCAACAACTTGAATTTTCTTACAGAACTCATGTCGACTCATCTAGTAGCAATATAAGTTGTGGATATGTTTTTCTTGCCGATCAGCAGTGGTTTGAAGAGGTTTCTTACAAAGGATTTCAGTCTAATTTTTCGAATCCATTTGATGAACTCAGATATTCAATTTTGCTACTTGACTGGGTTCTAGACCAGCATAATAACTTGTCCCATTATGCTTCACCAGAGTGCTTTTATAGTGGAGTCCCTTCTGGTTATAGTTCCCCTTCCCCCTGTACTTGTGATCATGGATTTGAGGGAAATCCATATCTATCTGATGGATGCCATGACATTGACGAGTGTGGCACGCCACTAGTTTATTGCGATGGGCATTGTATCAACACACTAGGGTCATTCACGTGCCATCAAAAAAGCAATTTAAGCAATCATCATTTGGTGAAAACAATTACTACCATTTTGGCAAGTGTTGTGGGTACACTGATTTTGCTCTATGTCGGATGGAAATACTCAAAGGTTCTTGGAAAAATAATCAAGGAAAAGCGCAGAGTCATGTTCTTCAAACGAAATGGCGGGTTGCTGTTGGAGCAACACCTGTCTGCAACTGGATATGGTGTAGAGAAAATCAGGCTGTTCGGATCAAAAGAGTTGGCACGAGCTACCGACCGCTACAACGAAAATCGTGTACTCGGCCGTGGTGGCCAAGGTACCGTCTACAAAGGAATGCTGATTGATGGAAGGATAGTGGCTGTGAAGAAGTCCAAGAGGATTAACCAATGTGATATCGAGACATTCATTAATGAGGTTGTAATTTTAGCACACATAAATCATAGAAATATCGTCAAGCTGTTGGGATGTTGCTTAGAGACTGAGATTCCACTTCTTGTCTATGAGTTCATCCCCAATGGCACACTCTTTCAGCATATCCATAATCCAAACGACGAATTCCCCATAACGTGGGAGATGCGTGTACGCATCGCCACAGAAGTAGCCAACTCCTTGTCTTACCTGCATTCAGCTGCATCTGCTCCGATATATCACCGGGATATCAAGTCCTCAAACATTCTGTTAGACGAAAAATATCGAGCAAAACTTTCCGATTTCGGAACatcaagatcagttgccatcgACCAAACACACTTAACCACTCGAGTCCTGGGAACTTTCGGCTACATGGACCCAGAGTACTTCCGATCGAGCCATTTCACTGAAAAAAGTGATGTTTACAGTTTCGGTGTCGTCTTGGTTGAGCTTTTGACCGGTGAAAAGGCCGTATCAACCGTCAGAGCAGAAGAAGCACAGAGTTTGGCCATACATTTCCTACAATCAATGGAAGAGGACAACTTGTTGGACATTCTTGATCCTCTGGTGCTCAAAGAAGGCCCAAAGGAAGAAATCTTGACCATTGCTCGACTTGCGAGAAGGTGTCTCTACTTGAATGGAAAGAAAAGGCCGACGATGAAAGAAGTAGCAGTGGAGTTGGAAGGTATCAGGATGTCGAAACAAGGGCCGACTGATCTTCAACATGATGACGAGGAAGACGAAGCCTTCCAATGCTCCTACGAATTGGATAACATCACTTCGACAGCATCATCTGTCGACAGTCATCCTTACATCATTGATGAACCATGA